GGTGTCGGCAAAAAAGATTCCTTGGGCATTCAAGCCTCTTACGGCGAAAGCGCCGCCGACCGTCGCTAATACCACCTGGCCGAGCGACGATCTCGATCGCTTCATTCTCGCCGACCAAGAGTCGGCGGGCCTAAAGCCGAATGCCGACGCCGACCGCACGACGCTCCTCCGACGACTCACATTCGACCTCACCGGCTTGCCGCCGACGGAACAACAGCTCGTTTCATTCCTCGGTGATAAGAGTTCGGAGCCCGTTGCCGTGGCGCGCGTCGTCGACGCTCTGCTCGCGTCGCCGCAATTCGGTGAGCGCTGGGCAAGGCACTGGCTTGATGTCGTCCGCTATGCCGACAGCGTCGGTCGCACCTATAATCCGCCGTTCACCTATGCGTGGCGTTATCGCGACTACGTCATCGACGCCTTCAATCGCGACACGCCGTACGACCGTTTCATTACCGAGCAACTCGCCGGCGACTTGTTGCCGTATAAAACCGTGGAAGAGCGCCGTCGCAATCTCACGGCGACCGGAATGCTGGCCCTCGGCTCGCACGATCTACAAGGAGGCGATCAATCGCAGTTCGAAATGGACTGCGTCGACGACCAGATCGATGTGACGAGTCGCGCCATGCTCGGCCTGACGATCGCTTGTGCTCGCTGCCACGATCACAAATACGATCCTATCTCGACGCGCGATTACTATGCCCTGGCGGGCATTTTCTACAGCTCGCGCATTCGAGCGGGAGTTTCGTATCGGGGCGCAGGAAACGGCTACGTCGATCACGACAAGCTTATCGTCTTGCCGGTGGCGCAAGGGAGCCGCACGATCACGCCGACGCTGGTCCCGGGCGTTCACTCGACGAACGACTTCAATGCGATCTGGAGCACCGGCCGACGCGACATTCGCTACACGACCGATCCGAACCTGTGCGTCGGCGTGGAAGACGACGAGATCGCCGACTGCGAGATCTGCATCAAAGGAGATCCGCACGATCGGGCACCGGCGCCGCCGCGCGGCGATCTACGCATCCCGAATCTCGCGAAGCCCGCGAAGATTCCGTCGAAGAGCAGCGGCCGGTTGGAACTCGCGCGCTGGATCGCAACGCCGACGCATCCGCTCACGGCGCGCGTCGTTACGAACCGCGTCTGGCAGCATCTTTTCGGATCTCCGCTCGCGTCGACCCCCGACGACTTCGGCGCCACGAGCGAGGGCCCGACCCATCCGGAGCTTCTCGATCACTTAGCCGTTCGGCTCACGAAAAACGGGTGGTCGATCAAGCAGTTGATCCGCGCGATCGTATTGAGCCGCACCTACCGCCTGAGTGCCGATACTGCCTCGAACGCCGCGGCGAAATCAGATCCCGACAACCGGCTCTATTGGCGGGCGAACCTTCGTCGTCTCGAATTCGAACCGCTGCGCGACGCCATGCTCGCCGCTTCCGGAAAGCTCTCGCTCGATCCTCCCACGGGCATTCAAGTGGCGGGCATCGGCGGCAAGAGCAACAAGACGTCGGTTGCCGGATTGCTCGACGTCGACGACGCGTGCCGCACGATTTATCTGCCGGTCGTGCGTTCCCGTTTGCCCGAATCGTACGGCACGTTCGATTTTCCGGACCCTTGCCAAATCGCCGGCCGGCGCGATGTGACGACGGTCGCGCCGCAAGCGCTCTTCTTTATGAACGGCAGCCTGGCGACCGATTGCGCGGATCGCACCATCGACCAACTCCTCAACGAAACATTGGCCGACGATTCCGCGCGCGTCCGCCTGCTCTATCGCCGACTTCTCGGCCGCAATGCAACTGCCGACGAGGTACGCTCGGCCGGACAGATGCTCACTAAGCTGACGTCATCGATTCCCGAGCGTTGGTCTACGTTGGCGCAAGCGCTGATGTGCAGCGCCGAGTTCCGTTACGTCCGTTAAGAAGGTTCGTTAGCTGCGTCTGCTCATGATTCCGTCTTCTTTCGAGTCGATCGCCATGCCAAGCCATTCTCTCCCGTCGTTCGGTTTTTCGCGCCGGTTGATGCTGCGGAATACAGCCACCGGATTCGGTTGGCTTGCCGCGAAAGCGCTTCTGGCCGAACCCGTGCAAGCGCAACAGCGGGTCTTTCAATCGCCGCTCGCGCCGAAGGCGCCGAACTTCAAAGCCCGCGCCAAGCGTGTGATCTTCATGTTCATGGCCGGCGGGCCGAGCCATCTCGACACGTTCGATTGGAAGCCGCAACTCGCGAAGGCGGGACGTGGAGGAAAGAGCCAATATCTCGCGCCGATCTTTCGGTTCAATCCTGCGGGGAAGAGCAAGATCATGATCTCGGAAATCTTTCCGAATCTGGCCGAACAGGCCGATCACATGTGCCTCTTGAACGGCATGGCGACCGGCAATCCGGGCCATCAGCAAGCGACCGTCGCGCTGCATACCGGCAGCGAAAATTTCGTACGCCCATCGGTCGGTGCGTGGGTCACGTATGGCCTCGGCACGGTCGCGCAAGATTTGCCCGGCTTCGTCACGATCAATCCGATTAACGATCTCGGCGGTGCTGCGAACTACGGCTCGGCATTTCTTCCCGCGACGTTCCAAGGCACCCGCCTCGGCGGCGGTCGTGGGACGGTGCCGAATATCGCGAATCGTCGACTCAGCGATGCCGATCAACGAACGCAACTCGACTTCGTGCAGGCGACGAATCGTAAGCTGCTCGATCAAATGCCCGGCAATCCGGAATTGGAAGGGCTGATCGAGTCGTACGAGTTAGCATACAAGATGCAAACCTCGGTCCCTGAGACCCTCAACCTCGACGACGAGCCCGCGGCGATGCGCACGCTCTACGGTCTCGACGACGGTGCTTCAAGCAACTTCGGCACGCAATGCCTAATGGCCCGCCGACTTGCGGAAAAAGGGGTCCGCTTCATTCAACTCACGAGCCCCGGTTGGGACCATCATAATAACATGCGCGAAAATTTGACGCGCAATGCGCAATCGATCGACAAGCCGATCGCGGGCCTAATCGCCGATCTCAAGCAGCGTGGACTGCTCGACGACACGCTCATCGTCTGGGGTGGCGAATTCGGTCGAACCGCACGCGACGACAAAGGAGACGGCGACGGGCGCGGGCACGCCAATCGCGGATTCACGATGTGGATGGCCGGCGGCGGAGTCCGCGGCGGCATGCGCTACGGCAAGACCGACGAAATGGGAGAGAATGCCGTCGAAGGAAACATGGACATCCACGACCTCCATGCGACGATCTTGTATCTCCTCGGCCTCGACCATGAAGGATTGACCTTCAAATACGCCGGCCGCGACTTCCGCCTCACGGACACGAAAGGGAAAGTCCATACCGGGATCGTGGCGTGATCCATCTAAGCGACGTCCGAAACCGTTATTAGGTTGCGGTCGTGGCCGTTAACTCTGTAATGGGAGTTCCCTGCGTTAGCGGGAAGGGGCGGCCTTGGGGATCGGAGTATTCGCGGCGATGGTCGATTCCTAAGTGTCGGTAGATGGTCGCCAAGATATCGTGCGGATCGAGCTTGCGGTCCGTCGGGTACGCGCCGAACTTGCTCGTCGCTCCGATGATTTGCCCGGTCGGGATTCCCCCTCCGGAAACGAGAATCGACATGGCGCCCGGATAGTGGTCGCGACCGATGCGGCCGTCCCGTTGCTCGAGTCGCGGTGTCCGGCCGAACTCGCCGGTCACGACCAATAGCACGTCGCGATCGAGACCACGATCGTAAAGGTCGTTGATCAGCGTAGCGACGACATGGTCGTAACGCGGAAGGCGCGCGTTCATCGCCGTCAGCATGTCCCAATTGACCGCGTGATCGTCCCAGTCGCTCGCTTTGGAACCCGGCGCGCTGCCGGGCACGCGCACCGAAACGAAGCCGACACCCGCCTCGACCAAGCGCCGCGCCAACAACGCTTCTCGCCCGAACGAATCGTCGCCGTAGCGAGCGCGCGTGGCTGGATCTTCCAGCGACAGATCGAAGGCCCGGCGGGTTTTATCGGTCGTCATGATCTCGACCGCTTGGCGATTGAACGTGTCCATCGCGTCCATCGAGCCGCTCTGATCGAGCTTGCGCCGCATCTGGTCGAACTCGTTCAACAAACTCATCCGATCGTCGAGACGCGTCTTCTTCACCGTGAGGCTCGTATCGCGAAACCCGCCGTTGACGATCGGCACGCGATATTGCGCGGGCCAAAAGCCTTGTGCGATTCCCGGGCTGTAGTCGGGGCCGTTCAGGCAAACGCCGTTGATCGCCACCGCGGTCGGAAGACCCGGCACCCGACCTTCGTTGAATCGATTGACGATGGATCCGATCATCGGATGATGCGATTCGGCGGTGCCGGCCTTCATGCTGCGATAGCCGCTCAAAAACCGCGTGTGACCCTCGAAGTGGTTGGCTTGGTCGTGGCAGCAAGAGCGGATCAACGAGAAGCGATGGGCGATCTTCGCTTGCAGCGGCAGATGCTCGCAGATCTGCATCCCCGGCACGCTGGTATCGATCGGTCCATACGGCCCGCGAATCTCTGTCGGAGCGTCGGGCTTCAGGTCATACGTCTCCAGATGGCTCGGGCCGCCATGCACGAAGAGCAAGATCACGGATGTCGCCCGCTTAGGCTGTTCGGCGGCCGTGGCGCGCAAGCGAAGCAGATCGGAGAGGACTAATCCGCCGACGCCGAGCATGCCGACGCGCAGCGAGTCGCGTCTGGTAATCACGCGATTGCGACGGAGGGGATCGGACACAAGTTCGAGCATGGTGTGCTTTTGCTTCCACGGCGGCGGGAGACTTACTCGAAGGCGGGGCTGCTATTCTAATCGACATTCCAAAGTGAGTTCAATATGCTTTAGTCGTGAGGCGCCGCCGATCCGAATGGGTCGACATGCTCGCCACCGCCCTTAATCTCAGCCGAGGTATTGCTATGTCGAACGCCGATCGTCGTACGTTTCTGCTGGAAAGCGCCGCTGCCACCGCAGCCCTTGCGATGACGTCGACTGCTCTCTCGGCCGCCGAAGATGCCAAGTCCGGCGAGTCGAAGCCGAGCGAGCGTCTCGTCGTCGGGCTGATCGGGCCGGGAGGGATGGGAACATATCACCTCAAGACGTTGCTGGCGAACAAACAGGCCGACGTCGCTTATATCTGCGAGGTGGACGCTACGCGCGCCGCTGCCGCCGCGAAGCTCGTCGAATCGGCGACCGGGACCGCGCCGAAAGTCGTCGCGGATATGCGGCAAGTGCTCGACGACAAGTCGGTCGCCGCGGTCTTCATCGCCACACCCGATCATTGGCATGCACCGGCGACCATCTTGGCTTGCGATGCGGGCAAGCATGTTTACGTCGAGAAGCCTTGTTGCCACAACATTCGCGAAGGCCGGCTGATGATCGAAGCGGCCCGGAAGAACAAGCGGATCGTGCAGATCGGCACGCAGAGCCGCAGTTCGGCACATGTGATGAAGGCGATGCAACTGCTGAAAGAAGGGGCGATCGGCGAAATCATTTCGGCGAAGGTTTGGAACAGTCAGAAACGGCGCGACATCGGACATCTGCAACCGAGCGATCCGCCGCCGACCCTCGACTATGACACGTGGACCGGACCGGCGCCGCTGAAAAAGTATCAGGCCAATCTACTCCCCGCCTCATGGCGCTGGTGGTACGACTTCGGTTGCGGCGACATGGGCAACGACGGCGTTCATAACCTCGACATCGCTTGTTGGGGGCTCGGCGTCGAGACGCATCCGACGACCATTGCAGCCATCGGCGGCAAATACTTTTTCGACGATGACCAACAATTTCCCGACACGCAAAACGTTCTGTTCGAGTATGCCGACGAAAAGACGGGCAAGAAGAAGCAGCTGCTCTTCGAACAGCGCATCTGGTCGCCGTACGGACAGGAAGGCTACGAGAACGGCAACGCGTTCTACGGCACGAAGGGCTGCTTGATCATGGGACATACTACCGGCTGGCAACTCTTGGGCCCGCGCAACAAGGTGATCGATTCGATGACCGGCAGCCCGGATCTCGCGGCGCACCATCGCAACTTCTTCGCCTGCATCCGTTCCGGCGAGCCGACGCATGCCCCGGCCGAAGTCGGGCATCTTTCCGCCTCGCTCTGTCATCTCGGGAATATCGCGACCCGGCTGAGCCGGATGTTGTCGTTCGATCCGGTGACCGAGCGGATCGTGAAGGACGACGAAGCCGACGCTCTGGTACATCGGCAATACCGAGAACACTGGGGAACACCGCGCGGGGTGTGAGCTAGCGACATCGGGCGATGAGCAGCCTGCATGAAACGGGCCTAATGCGGCTCTTTCGGCCGTTTGTATACCGCGCCGGCAATCAAGTGTAACGCCCCGGCGTTATACTTTTATCGACCATCGCCCACCCGGACTCTTAAGCTGGTTCTTAAGAGAAATAAGCCATGTTGCAGATTCTTTTCGTCGCCCTCGCCGTTGCCGCGGCACCCGCCCCCGTGTCCGCAACGTCGGACTCTTCCGCTCCGCCGACTCAACAACAGATGGTTCAAACGGTGGAGCGCAGCCTCACGTTCTTAGATAAAAGCGGCACCGAGTGGTGGACGAAGACCAAATGCGCTTCGTGCCATCACGTGCCGATGAGCATTTGGAGCATGACCGAAGCGAAGAACCGAGGGTTGGCGGTTAACGTCGAATCGCTCGCACAATTACGCGACTGGGCGGTTCCCTCGTACGATAAACATCCGAAGCTCAAACCGGTCGCTCAAGACGGTGAAGAGAAAGGCTTGAGCTTGAACACGATCTATCTGATTCAAGCCGTGACGCCGACCGAGAAGCTCGACGATGCAACGACCCAAGCGTTGAAGAAGTTTGCGCTGCACTTGCTCGATGCTCAAGAGCCCGATGGGTCTTGGATGTCGTCGGCGAAGTTGCCGCCGGTTGGGGATAATACGGAAGTCCGGTCGATGCAGGTACTTTTGGCGCTCGCGACGGCCGACGACCGAGGGCTCGTCGACAAGGCTCGCTTCACGGCGGCGCGCGATCGGGCCCTGGTATGGTTGCGCGGTCGTAAGTTCCTCGAGCAAAACCAATCGTTGAATCTGCAAGTGCTCACGGCAAAGCGTTTCGGTAAGCCGGCCGACCTTGAGCCGCTGGTGAAGCAACTCCTCGCGCAGCAGGAAGCCGACGGAGGCTGGAGCCAAACGAAGGAAGCACCCAAGAAAGACCTGAAGGAATACGAAGAAGAAAAGCCCGCCGCGAACGCCACCGCAACGGCAACGAAACCAGCGACCGAAATCGTGAAGACGCCGAAGGCGCATCTGGAGAAAAGCGACGTTCCCGAGACCGGCGACAAAAAGGGGGACGGCAAGAAGCCGGCCGGCGGGCCTGTCGAAGCCCAAGTGCGAGGCAGCGACGCCTTAGCGACGGGCCAAACGATCTACGCCCTGATCGTGGCGGGAGTCGACCCGAAACAGCCGGCGATTCAACGTGCCCAGGCTTATCTCGTCCGCACGCAGACGAAAGATGGCTCTTGGCTGGTCCCGTTCCGCGCTCAGAAAAACTCCGGCCGAGCCCTTTCGCACTACGGCACCGGCTGGGCCGCGATCGGTCTGATGCAGACACTCCCGTTGTCCGTGGGTGCGCCGAAGACTGAAGGTTTTTCGGCGAGAACCGTCGCAGTGGAATAGCTTTCGCAACGGCGCGCATCCGCTTCGAGCCATCGCCATTTTGCATTTCGGCGTGGGCGAGAAGCCGGTCGAAATCGGCATGAAAACCGATTTGATTTTCCGGGGAGGTTTACCGGTCGGGCTGCGTGGTTAAGATGACGATCCGGAACCGCTGTCGCTTGAGACACCGGTATGCCGTGCTTCCGTCGTCACACGCTTTTCGCCCCTCCTTAAGTGATCCTCCCCATGTTTCGTCGGCTGCTTGCCTTGTGGATCGTCGCCTGTCCGTCGTGGGTTCTTGCCGTCGAACCTGAGAAAGCAGCGAGCGCCGCGAAGGCCGCGATCGCGACCTTCAAGCTTCCCAAGGGAGTGAAGGCCGAGCTGTTCGCCGTCGAGCCGCAGGTGGGCAATCCGGTCGCCATCGCGCTCGACGAGCAAGGGCGATTGTTCGTCGCCGAGGAATACCGCTTCAATCTCGGTACGGAAGAGAATCGCACCCGACCGTTCTTATTGGAAGACGATTTGCAACTTCAGACGATCGAAGATCGGCTGGCGATGTATCGCAAGTTCGCCGATCGCTTCGAAGGAGGCATGGCTTGGTTCACCAAACATGCCGATCGGGTGCAACTCGTCGAAGACCGCGACGGCGACGGCCGCGCCGACCATTCCCAAACCTTCGCCGAGTTCCAAGAGCCGCTCGACGGCTTGGTCGCCGGCGTGCTCCCCTTCGACGGTGACATCTATGTGACTTGCATTCCCAACCTCTGGCGGCTGCGCGACAAAGACGGCGACGGTCGGGCCGAGCAGCGCGAAGTCGTCCATCGCGGCTTCGGCGTCAACGCGGCATTTCTCGGCCACGACCTACATGGGCTCGCTTGGGGGCCTGATGGTCGGCTCTACTTTTCGGTCGGCGATCGGGGCTTTCACGTCGAGACGCGCGAGGGAAAAACCTTGCACGGCCCTCGCACCGGTGCGGTGTTTCGCTGCGAGAGCGACGGCAGCCACCTCGAAGTGGTTCATCGCGGTCTGAGAAACCCGCAGGAGCTCGCGTTCGACGACTTCGGCAACCTCTTCGCGGACGACAACAACTGCGACAAGGGAGACCGCTCGCGGCTGGTGTATGTCGTCGAAGGGGGTGAGAGCGGTTGGAACATGGCGAACCAAACGCTCGTCGCACCGTATCTCACCGGCCCGTGGCATGCCGAGAAGACTTGGTCGCTCGCCGATAAACAACAGCCGGCTTGGATCGTGCCGCCGGTCGGACACTTGGGCGCCGGCCCCTCGGGCTTCGCCTACTATCCGGGCGTCGGCTTGCCGGAGCGCTACCGCGGCCACTTCTTCATGGCCGACTATACGGGCAACGGCGGACTGGAGTCGTTCGCGGTCCAGCCCGACGGCGCAAGCTTCCGTATGGTCGACGATCATCGATTCATGGAGCCGCTTCGTCCGACCGACGTCGAATTCGGATACGACGGCAAGCTGTACGTCTCGGAATTGCCCAACCTCGATTGGAACGGCGGCAAACCATCGGGGCGAGTCTATACGGTGTTCGATCCGGCGCTACGCGCGGCGCCGATCGTCGAACAAACAAGACAACTATTCCAAAGCGGCTTCAAGCAACGCTCAAGCGAAGAGCTGACGGGCCTGCTATCTCACGCCGATCTTCGAGTGCGCCAGCGTGCGCAATTCGCCCTGGCTGCGCGGGGCGACGAAGCGACGAAGATATTTCAGCGTCACGCATCGTCGAAAGACCCGCTCTCGCGGCTGCATGCGATTTGGGGCTTGTGGCAACAAGCGCGCAAGACACCCGAGGTTGCGAAGCACTTGCCGCCGCTCCTCGACGATGCCGATCCGGAAGTGCGCGCCCAAGTCGTACGCGTGTTAGGAGATGTCCGTTATCAACCTACTGCCGCGAAGCTTGTTGCGCTGCTGGCCGACTCAGCTCCACGGGTTCGCTTCTTCGCAGCGATCGGGCTGGGGCGACTCGAACATCGCGCCGCGGTCGGGCCGCTCACGGCCATGCTGCGAGCGAATGATAACCGAGACCTGTACCTGCGTCATGCGGGTGTGATGGGCCTCGTCGGCTGCACCGACACCGATGGAATTCTTACGGCGGCCCGCGATCCGAGCCCGGCGGTTCGCATGGCGGCGTTGCTCGCGATGCGCCGACGAAGCGATGCGCGCGTGGCGATGTTTCTCGACGACGCCGAGATGCCACTCGTGATGGAA
This Planctomycetia bacterium DNA region includes the following protein-coding sequences:
- a CDS encoding DUF1501 domain-containing protein, whose protein sequence is MLELVSDPLRRNRVITRRDSLRVGMLGVGGLVLSDLLRLRATAAEQPKRATSVILLFVHGGPSHLETYDLKPDAPTEIRGPYGPIDTSVPGMQICEHLPLQAKIAHRFSLIRSCCHDQANHFEGHTRFLSGYRSMKAGTAESHHPMIGSIVNRFNEGRVPGLPTAVAINGVCLNGPDYSPGIAQGFWPAQYRVPIVNGGFRDTSLTVKKTRLDDRMSLLNEFDQMRRKLDQSGSMDAMDTFNRQAVEIMTTDKTRRAFDLSLEDPATRARYGDDSFGREALLARRLVEAGVGFVSVRVPGSAPGSKASDWDDHAVNWDMLTAMNARLPRYDHVVATLINDLYDRGLDRDVLLVVTGEFGRTPRLEQRDGRIGRDHYPGAMSILVSGGGIPTGQIIGATSKFGAYPTDRKLDPHDILATIYRHLGIDHRREYSDPQGRPFPLTQGTPITELTATTAT
- a CDS encoding DUF1501 domain-containing protein; the encoded protein is MPSHSLPSFGFSRRLMLRNTATGFGWLAAKALLAEPVQAQQRVFQSPLAPKAPNFKARAKRVIFMFMAGGPSHLDTFDWKPQLAKAGRGGKSQYLAPIFRFNPAGKSKIMISEIFPNLAEQADHMCLLNGMATGNPGHQQATVALHTGSENFVRPSVGAWVTYGLGTVAQDLPGFVTINPINDLGGAANYGSAFLPATFQGTRLGGGRGTVPNIANRRLSDADQRTQLDFVQATNRKLLDQMPGNPELEGLIESYELAYKMQTSVPETLNLDDEPAAMRTLYGLDDGASSNFGTQCLMARRLAEKGVRFIQLTSPGWDHHNNMRENLTRNAQSIDKPIAGLIADLKQRGLLDDTLIVWGGEFGRTARDDKGDGDGRGHANRGFTMWMAGGGVRGGMRYGKTDEMGENAVEGNMDIHDLHATILYLLGLDHEGLTFKYAGRDFRLTDTKGKVHTGIVA
- a CDS encoding Gfo/Idh/MocA family oxidoreductase → MSNADRRTFLLESAAATAALAMTSTALSAAEDAKSGESKPSERLVVGLIGPGGMGTYHLKTLLANKQADVAYICEVDATRAAAAAKLVESATGTAPKVVADMRQVLDDKSVAAVFIATPDHWHAPATILACDAGKHVYVEKPCCHNIREGRLMIEAARKNKRIVQIGTQSRSSAHVMKAMQLLKEGAIGEIISAKVWNSQKRRDIGHLQPSDPPPTLDYDTWTGPAPLKKYQANLLPASWRWWYDFGCGDMGNDGVHNLDIACWGLGVETHPTTIAAIGGKYFFDDDQQFPDTQNVLFEYADEKTGKKKQLLFEQRIWSPYGQEGYENGNAFYGTKGCLIMGHTTGWQLLGPRNKVIDSMTGSPDLAAHHRNFFACIRSGEPTHAPAEVGHLSASLCHLGNIATRLSRMLSFDPVTERIVKDDEADALVHRQYREHWGTPRGV
- a CDS encoding DUF1549 and DUF1553 domain-containing protein encodes the protein MRSFFAVAVSVALLIATSALAAPPVSAKKIPWAFKPLTAKAPPTVANTTWPSDDLDRFILADQESAGLKPNADADRTTLLRRLTFDLTGLPPTEQQLVSFLGDKSSEPVAVARVVDALLASPQFGERWARHWLDVVRYADSVGRTYNPPFTYAWRYRDYVIDAFNRDTPYDRFITEQLAGDLLPYKTVEERRRNLTATGMLALGSHDLQGGDQSQFEMDCVDDQIDVTSRAMLGLTIACARCHDHKYDPISTRDYYALAGIFYSSRIRAGVSYRGAGNGYVDHDKLIVLPVAQGSRTITPTLVPGVHSTNDFNAIWSTGRRDIRYTTDPNLCVGVEDDEIADCEICIKGDPHDRAPAPPRGDLRIPNLAKPAKIPSKSSGRLELARWIATPTHPLTARVVTNRVWQHLFGSPLASTPDDFGATSEGPTHPELLDHLAVRLTKNGWSIKQLIRAIVLSRTYRLSADTASNAAAKSDPDNRLYWRANLRRLEFEPLRDAMLAASGKLSLDPPTGIQVAGIGGKSNKTSVAGLLDVDDACRTIYLPVVRSRLPESYGTFDFPDPCQIAGRRDVTTVAPQALFFMNGSLATDCADRTIDQLLNETLADDSARVRLLYRRLLGRNATADEVRSAGQMLTKLTSSIPERWSTLAQALMCSAEFRYVR
- a CDS encoding HEAT repeat domain-containing protein produces the protein MFRRLLALWIVACPSWVLAVEPEKAASAAKAAIATFKLPKGVKAELFAVEPQVGNPVAIALDEQGRLFVAEEYRFNLGTEENRTRPFLLEDDLQLQTIEDRLAMYRKFADRFEGGMAWFTKHADRVQLVEDRDGDGRADHSQTFAEFQEPLDGLVAGVLPFDGDIYVTCIPNLWRLRDKDGDGRAEQREVVHRGFGVNAAFLGHDLHGLAWGPDGRLYFSVGDRGFHVETREGKTLHGPRTGAVFRCESDGSHLEVVHRGLRNPQELAFDDFGNLFADDNNCDKGDRSRLVYVVEGGESGWNMANQTLVAPYLTGPWHAEKTWSLADKQQPAWIVPPVGHLGAGPSGFAYYPGVGLPERYRGHFFMADYTGNGGLESFAVQPDGASFRMVDDHRFMEPLRPTDVEFGYDGKLYVSELPNLDWNGGKPSGRVYTVFDPALRAAPIVEQTRQLFQSGFKQRSSEELTGLLSHADLRVRQRAQFALAARGDEATKIFQRHASSKDPLSRLHAIWGLWQQARKTPEVAKHLPPLLDDADPEVRAQVVRVLGDVRYQPTAAKLVALLADSAPRVRFFAAIGLGRLEHRAAVGPLTAMLRANDNRDLYLRHAGVMGLVGCTDTDGILTAARDPSPAVRMAALLAMRRRSDARVAMFLDDAEMPLVMESARAINDLSLDQATPALAKALPRGAASAEYEPLMRRAINAHFRLGTTENAQAIVKVVSDERATPLMRAEALAALGDWTTPGPRDRVTGFWRPLPPREPSIVRGVLAESVALLLARTSGDLQAAAIKLIVRQEIKTDDDSFFAMVNDPARPVNTRIEALRLLAARRHAKLPQAIETALAAESPRLRAEGRDVLATIEPESAVKKLNTLLNDASATVIERQRAFTTLGAFKASVAEPLLIAWAEKLAEGKVSADLQLDVSEALAPHTQPAIVAALAKFKKTMPEKFPKFGMSLVGGDAERGRAIFTGNATAQCIRCHKIRGEGGTAGPDLTQVATRNTRLELLHSMLDPNAKIALGFATVTLVRGDGTLVAGVVKHEDAKSVTIETPTGEKVTVPTAEIEDRTSPTSAMPSVERALTPNEVRDLMEFLSTLR